A region of Agrobacterium vitis DNA encodes the following proteins:
- the trbK gene encoding entry exclusion protein TrbK, with translation MSPRILIVLSVTGVVALGAGMIVWVTVRPDVASETPGATSGSGAAQREHRERFFGGDPNRDVRGGQEMKPRW, from the coding sequence GTGAGCCCGCGCATCCTCATTGTCCTCTCAGTCACTGGTGTCGTCGCCCTCGGAGCCGGTATGATCGTTTGGGTGACCGTCCGGCCGGATGTTGCGTCTGAAACACCGGGAGCGACGTCGGGTTCTGGCGCGGCGCAGCGCGAGCACCGCGAGCGCTTCTTCGGCGGCGATCCGAATCGCGACGTACGCGGCGGGCAGGAGATGAAGCCGCGATGGTAA